A stretch of the Trichocoleus sp. FACHB-46 genome encodes the following:
- the tkt gene encoding transketolase has product MAVATQQSLDELCINSIRFLAIDAVEKAKSGHPGLPMGAAPMAYVLWDRFMRFNPKNPYWFNRDRFVLSAGHGSMLQYALLHLAGYDSVTLDDIKQFRQLDSKTPGHPENFMTPGVEVTTGPLGQGICNGVGLAMAEAHLAGKFNKPDATLVDHYTYVILGDGCNMEGISGEACSLAGHLGLGKLIALYDDNHISIDGSTDVSFTEDVSKRFEAYGWHVLHVADGNSDLDGIAKAIEEAKKVTDKPSFIKVTTTIGYGSPNKANTAGVHGAALGGDEIKLTRENLGWNYEPFEVPQDALNHWRKAVERGAQLEDEWNQVLAQYRTKYAGEAAEFERFISNKLPEGWEKSLPVYTPEDKAIATRQTSEKTLNAIAPALPELIGGSADLTHSNLTYIKVSGDFQKGAYENRNLRFGVREHGMGAICNGIALHNSGLIPYCATFLVFADYMRAAIRLSALSQAGVIYVMTHDSIALGEDGPTHQPIETIASLRAIPNLLVMRPADGNETSGAYKVAVEERKRPTLMALSRQALPQLDGSSIEGVSKGAYILSGGEGTPDLILLATGSEVQLCVKAAEQLRAEGKNVRVVSMPCWELFDEQDAAYRESVLPKAVTKRLAVEAASSFGWCRYIGSEGDMISVERFGVSAPGNVALEKFGYTVDNVVTRAKALLG; this is encoded by the coding sequence CTTTATGCGGTTCAATCCCAAAAATCCTTACTGGTTCAACCGCGATCGCTTTGTGTTGTCGGCAGGTCACGGTTCCATGCTGCAATACGCCCTGCTCCATTTAGCTGGGTACGACAGCGTGACGCTGGATGACATTAAGCAATTCCGTCAGTTGGACTCCAAGACTCCAGGCCACCCCGAAAACTTCATGACTCCTGGGGTCGAAGTCACCACGGGTCCTCTAGGTCAGGGGATTTGTAATGGTGTGGGCTTAGCAATGGCCGAAGCTCATCTAGCAGGCAAGTTCAACAAGCCTGATGCCACCCTGGTTGACCACTACACCTATGTCATCCTAGGTGATGGTTGCAACATGGAAGGGATTTCTGGCGAAGCTTGCTCCTTGGCAGGACACCTCGGCCTCGGTAAGTTGATTGCTCTCTACGACGACAACCATATCTCAATCGACGGTTCTACGGACGTTTCCTTTACTGAAGATGTCTCGAAGCGCTTTGAAGCTTACGGTTGGCATGTGCTGCACGTAGCTGATGGCAACAGTGACCTCGACGGCATTGCCAAGGCCATTGAAGAAGCGAAGAAAGTTACCGATAAGCCTTCCTTCATCAAAGTCACTACCACCATTGGCTACGGCTCTCCTAATAAAGCTAACACCGCTGGCGTTCATGGTGCGGCACTAGGTGGCGATGAAATCAAGTTGACCCGCGAGAACTTGGGTTGGAACTACGAACCCTTTGAAGTACCTCAAGATGCTCTGAACCACTGGCGTAAAGCCGTAGAGCGGGGTGCTCAACTCGAAGATGAGTGGAATCAAGTTCTAGCTCAATACAGAACCAAATACGCTGGTGAAGCGGCGGAATTTGAGCGCTTTATTAGCAACAAACTCCCCGAAGGTTGGGAAAAGTCTCTACCGGTTTACACTCCCGAAGACAAAGCGATCGCGACTCGCCAAACTTCTGAGAAAACCCTGAACGCGATCGCTCCTGCTCTGCCTGAGTTGATTGGTGGTTCCGCTGACCTCACCCACTCCAACCTCACCTACATCAAAGTGTCGGGTGACTTCCAGAAAGGCGCTTACGAAAATCGCAACCTGCGCTTTGGCGTGCGTGAGCATGGTATGGGCGCAATCTGTAATGGGATTGCCCTGCACAACTCTGGCTTGATTCCTTATTGCGCCACCTTCTTGGTCTTCGCAGACTACATGCGGGCAGCGATTCGTCTATCGGCGCTGTCTCAAGCGGGCGTAATTTACGTTATGACCCACGACTCGATCGCCTTGGGTGAGGACGGTCCTACTCACCAGCCGATTGAAACGATCGCATCTTTACGGGCGATTCCTAACCTGTTGGTTATGCGTCCTGCAGATGGTAACGAAACCTCTGGGGCTTACAAGGTGGCGGTAGAAGAGCGTAAGCGTCCTACCCTGATGGCTCTGTCACGCCAAGCCCTACCTCAGTTAGATGGTTCCTCCATTGAAGGTGTGTCGAAGGGTGCATACATCCTGTCTGGCGGCGAAGGTACCCCTGACCTGATCTTGCTGGCTACGGGTAGTGAAGTGCAACTTTGTGTCAAGGCCGCTGAGCAACTCCGGGCAGAAGGCAAGAACGTCCGCGTCGTTTCTATGCCTTGCTGGGAACTGTTTGATGAGCAAGATGCCGCATATCGCGAGTCAGTGCTACCTAAAGCCGTGACCAAGCGCTTAGCTGTAGAAGCAGCCTCCAGCTTTGGCTGGTGCCGCTACATCGGCAGCGAAGGCGACATGATCAGCGTTGAGCGCTTTGGTGTGTCGGCTCCTGGTAACGTAGCGCTAGAGAAGTTTGGCTACACTGTGGACAACGTAGTGACCAGAGCAAAAGCACTGTTGGGTTAA
- a CDS encoding ion transporter: protein MLLRQKVSFYLEDIETPVGIFINLAIASLVLLSSGIFVAETYPISDLVRTRLNTIDSVILVVFAVEYVLRFWCSEQKVKYFFSLYSAIDLVAILPFFLGVTDISFIRLLRWFRILRLIRFVEGTALFGRVSSEDGAIFTRILFTLFAIIFIYSGLIYQVEHPINAAGFKTFLDAFYFSVVTMTTVGFGDVTPVSETGRLLTVLMILTGIALIPWQIGDLIRRLVKTSTQVETQCSGCGLALHDPDAQFCKICGTSLKRPSTKT, encoded by the coding sequence ATGCTTTTGCGTCAAAAAGTTTCTTTTTATTTAGAAGACATTGAAACGCCAGTTGGCATCTTTATCAACTTAGCGATCGCCAGCTTAGTTTTATTGTCTTCAGGTATTTTTGTTGCAGAAACCTATCCAATTTCCGATCTGGTTCGAACAAGGCTAAACACAATTGACTCGGTTATTTTAGTTGTTTTTGCGGTCGAGTATGTTCTTAGGTTTTGGTGCTCTGAGCAAAAAGTTAAATACTTTTTCAGCCTCTACTCAGCCATAGATTTAGTCGCTATTCTGCCATTTTTTCTCGGCGTTACTGATATTAGCTTTATTCGATTACTGCGCTGGTTCCGAATTCTACGGTTGATTCGCTTTGTGGAAGGCACCGCTTTGTTTGGTCGAGTGAGCAGTGAAGATGGAGCTATTTTCACCCGCATTCTATTCACTTTATTTGCCATTATCTTTATCTATTCAGGCTTGATTTATCAAGTTGAGCACCCAATTAATGCAGCGGGATTTAAAACATTTCTAGATGCTTTTTATTTCTCCGTTGTCACCATGACCACTGTTGGTTTTGGCGATGTCACCCCTGTCTCAGAAACGGGTCGATTGCTCACCGTACTGATGATTTTGACAGGCATTGCTCTAATTCCCTGGCAAATTGGGGACTTAATCCGACGATTGGTCAAAACTTCCACACAAGTAGAAACGCAATGCTCTGGCTGTGGTTTGGCTTTGCATGACCCTGATGCCCAGTTCTGCAAAATCTGTGGAACTAGTCTGAAAAGACCATCAACAAAGACATAA
- a CDS encoding CHASE2 domain-containing protein, producing the protein MKRQFRELGWRLLPGGITALVIASLTALEVWRPLEQIAYNTLFQLRGAIAWDRSVVIVGIDDRSLRDLGPFPWSRQQYIQLLSVLTKAEPSVIALNVVLTDQGPQDTRLATAVQQQGRVVLAQAWDGIGGPLLPSPPLGKVAFAVGQVYKKQDSDGLTRKIDLQLQGVPALGLAAVQGYSLVQAPVELPNLQTPFWVNWPGPVRQLQHYSFVDVIHQQISPQAFKDKIVVVGVTAAGLDSLPTPFDRNPPASGTHLHAAVISTLLQHNSLRLPPQPWLLGLFLLGGPGLSYVLSRWSTERQITLGLGLCGIWSIASLLLLHAGYLMPVVLPIILFSTTTGTVLLEERLRENALLQHEVKQLWQAHHQDLVARSHSILRSEQTHWQTGQQPASMQPVAQLALLAKQFGRSQSAQAAIARSLSIGLLAADLDGLVWFCNPMAAKWLEIKVGDRLHAQLIPRWLSQGQWQSDLQMLRQQQPVTPHELHQDGTWFELKLEPLLYGSVEPEIAKQSPHLDGLLLVLEDITARKQIEENLSHQMQELQRMNLLKDDFLSTVSHELRSPMANMKMAIYMLKIAKTQEQEDHYFRILQAECDREINLINDLLDLQRLEAAAKPFNPETIDLNDWLPRLVEPFKERASNRQQSVQVQILSELPLLVSDQPSLERVLAELLNNACKYTPPGGEIKAIAGFNSPYIELSVSNSGSEIPDIELTRIFEKFYRIPRNDRWKQGGTGLGLALVKKLVEHLGGMIQVTSDSEHTTFTISLPTQLSQS; encoded by the coding sequence ATGAAGCGGCAGTTCCGGGAGTTAGGATGGCGACTGCTTCCAGGGGGAATCACAGCCTTAGTGATTGCCAGCTTGACTGCTTTAGAAGTTTGGCGGCCCTTGGAGCAAATTGCTTACAACACGCTGTTTCAACTGCGGGGCGCGATCGCTTGGGACCGAAGCGTGGTGATTGTCGGGATTGATGACCGAAGTTTACGAGACCTAGGACCCTTTCCCTGGTCTCGCCAGCAATATATTCAACTGCTCAGTGTTCTCACCAAAGCTGAGCCAAGTGTGATTGCCTTAAATGTAGTCTTGACGGATCAAGGCCCCCAAGATACTCGACTTGCGACAGCAGTGCAGCAACAAGGGCGTGTGGTTCTGGCCCAAGCTTGGGACGGCATCGGGGGGCCTCTACTCCCCAGTCCTCCCCTCGGCAAAGTTGCTTTCGCCGTTGGCCAAGTTTACAAGAAACAAGATTCTGACGGTCTCACACGAAAAATCGATTTGCAGTTACAGGGGGTGCCTGCCCTAGGCTTAGCCGCCGTTCAGGGGTATAGCTTAGTGCAAGCTCCCGTGGAGCTGCCCAACCTACAAACCCCTTTTTGGGTCAACTGGCCAGGGCCTGTGCGTCAGCTCCAGCACTATTCGTTTGTAGATGTAATCCACCAACAAATTTCCCCTCAAGCCTTCAAGGACAAAATTGTAGTCGTTGGAGTAACTGCGGCGGGGCTCGACTCACTGCCTACCCCCTTCGATCGCAATCCTCCTGCCAGTGGCACGCATCTCCATGCGGCGGTGATCAGCACTCTGCTCCAGCACAACTCTCTGCGGCTACCCCCCCAACCCTGGCTATTAGGGCTATTTCTGTTGGGTGGACCAGGATTAAGCTATGTGCTGAGTCGGTGGTCGACTGAACGCCAAATCACCCTAGGACTAGGTTTATGCGGCATTTGGAGCATTGCCAGCCTACTGTTGCTGCACGCTGGCTACTTAATGCCTGTGGTTCTGCCCATTATTCTATTTAGCACCACGACTGGCACCGTCCTGCTTGAGGAACGATTGCGCGAAAATGCCCTACTTCAGCATGAAGTGAAGCAGCTTTGGCAAGCGCACCACCAAGACCTCGTTGCTCGTAGCCACAGTATCCTGCGCTCTGAGCAAACCCACTGGCAAACAGGCCAACAGCCCGCCTCAATGCAGCCCGTAGCTCAGTTAGCTTTACTAGCTAAGCAATTCGGTCGCTCTCAATCGGCGCAAGCTGCGATCGCCCGGAGTCTTTCCATTGGCTTGTTAGCTGCTGACTTAGATGGTTTGGTGTGGTTTTGCAATCCGATGGCTGCTAAATGGTTGGAGATTAAGGTGGGCGATCGCCTCCATGCCCAACTGATTCCTCGCTGGTTGAGCCAAGGACAATGGCAGTCAGATTTACAGATGTTAAGGCAACAGCAGCCAGTCACTCCCCATGAATTGCACCAAGATGGCACCTGGTTTGAACTAAAGCTAGAACCTTTGCTTTATGGGAGTGTTGAGCCAGAAATTGCGAAACAATCTCCCCACCTGGATGGATTATTGCTGGTCTTGGAAGACATTACTGCCAGGAAGCAAATCGAAGAAAATTTGAGCCATCAAATGCAAGAGCTACAGCGCATGAATTTACTTAAGGATGATTTCTTAAGTACCGTTTCTCATGAACTACGTAGCCCAATGGCTAACATGAAAATGGCTATTTATATGCTCAAGATTGCTAAAACTCAAGAACAAGAAGATCATTACTTCAGAATTCTGCAAGCCGAGTGCGATCGCGAAATCAACTTAATTAATGATTTATTAGACCTGCAACGATTAGAAGCCGCCGCCAAGCCTTTTAATCCAGAGACGATTGATTTGAATGATTGGCTACCCCGACTTGTTGAGCCATTTAAAGAGCGAGCTAGCAATCGCCAGCAAAGTGTTCAAGTTCAAATTCTTTCGGAATTACCTTTGTTAGTTTCAGACCAACCCAGCTTGGAACGAGTTTTAGCAGAACTCCTTAACAATGCTTGCAAATACACCCCACCTGGTGGTGAAATTAAGGCGATCGCTGGTTTTAACTCTCCTTATATAGAATTAAGTGTGAGTAATTCTGGATCAGAAATTCCTGACATTGAGCTAACTCGCATCTTTGAAAAGTTTTACCGGATTCCTCGCAACGATCGCTGGAAGCAAGGAGGAACTGGATTAGGCTTAGCTTTAGTCAAGAAATTGGTCGAGCATTTAGGCGGGATGATTCAAGTAACGAGTGATTCAGAACACACAACATTTACTATTTCGTTGCCCACGCAGCTCTCACAGTCCTAG
- a CDS encoding folate-binding protein YgfZ produces MTQDLHQLQASAGATFEEIGSATIPVSFSNDSAALEAARTGVALCDRSHWGRMQISDADRQNFLHNQSTNDIKRLQPGQGCDTVFVTSTARTLDLASVYVTEETILLLVSPNRCQSLLDFLDRYIFFADRVKLTNLTNTTATFSLLGPQSDALLNKLGASSLIGQPNGNHALFSLGDSEVRVAVGSGLAIPGYTLFLAAESAASLWQQLVEGGAVPLGDRVWEQLRVQQGRPVPEHELTEDYNPLEAGLWQTLSFNKGCYIGQETIARLDTYKGVKQQLWGIRLSEPVAAGSTITLGDEKVGVLTSSTTIAQEAFGLGYIRTKAGGAGLQVQVGAAQGEVVPVPFLTYNRQ; encoded by the coding sequence ATGACTCAAGACCTGCATCAACTTCAAGCGTCTGCTGGCGCTACGTTTGAAGAGATTGGTTCAGCCACTATCCCCGTGAGTTTTAGCAATGATAGCGCCGCTCTTGAGGCTGCTCGGACAGGAGTGGCGCTGTGCGATCGCTCCCATTGGGGTCGCATGCAAATCTCAGATGCCGATCGACAAAACTTCCTGCACAACCAAAGCACCAACGACATCAAGCGTTTGCAACCAGGTCAAGGCTGCGACACCGTATTTGTCACTTCAACGGCTCGCACCCTGGATCTCGCGAGTGTCTACGTCACAGAAGAAACGATTCTTTTACTGGTTTCCCCTAACCGCTGCCAGAGCTTATTGGATTTTCTCGATCGCTACATCTTTTTTGCCGATCGCGTCAAGCTCACCAATCTGACAAACACCACTGCAACCTTTAGTCTGCTTGGGCCTCAGAGCGATGCCCTACTCAATAAATTGGGGGCAAGCTCTCTAATCGGCCAACCCAATGGCAATCATGCTTTGTTTTCTCTAGGAGACAGTGAAGTTCGAGTCGCAGTTGGGAGTGGCTTAGCAATCCCTGGTTATACCTTGTTCTTAGCGGCTGAGTCAGCTGCGAGCTTGTGGCAGCAGTTGGTGGAAGGCGGGGCGGTTCCTTTGGGCGATCGCGTCTGGGAACAACTGCGCGTTCAGCAAGGCCGTCCGGTGCCAGAACACGAGCTCACAGAAGACTACAACCCACTAGAAGCAGGTTTGTGGCAAACTCTCTCCTTTAATAAAGGTTGTTACATCGGCCAAGAAACAATCGCGCGTCTAGATACCTATAAAGGAGTCAAACAACAACTTTGGGGCATCCGTCTCAGTGAACCTGTCGCGGCGGGAAGCACCATTACTTTAGGAGACGAAAAAGTCGGTGTTCTCACTAGTTCGACAACCATTGCTCAGGAAGCATTTGGGCTTGGCTACATTAGAACTAAAGCGGGAGGCGCGGGTTTACAAGTTCAAGTGGGTGCGGCTCAAGGGGAGGTAGTCCCTGTTCCCTTTTTGACTTATAACCGACAATAG